In a single window of the Gossypium hirsutum isolate 1008001.06 chromosome D02, Gossypium_hirsutum_v2.1, whole genome shotgun sequence genome:
- the LOC107909702 gene encoding beta-arabinofuranosyltransferase RAY1 isoform X1: protein MKALLIGLWSVWVSGVLLIALSLYATQRLPLSKNRIFSHISFSDLDTPKITIFTAPAPFTGSSRTKQSLAIRSWLALSPQISVILFSQHHSAASFAKSFGSRALVESDIDFTFLGVPFFHSMVAKSRAFKSDIYVFMDTETILLPDFVLALNYAHNLDDDWLLFASPRDVPNFPFYLDEDRKHWLKDGQRIRIQELQDTLGSSWQWSCCDSRMVIAWNNGVMPLHHGVLPPFLYGKGVYNHWLINEALSSGLRFVFDASWTISNIALGDSRRQSNRLVKSSNVSDIEKGSWEYDCNSHLAAVYGLSSLHGFNYSAVMKLVKCDGQYLLINATEDFLHTYAYKKKSLWKRHIPNCWRSKTTLACVVRTIKTWNETSGCSLKDGSVHTKTLKLSFSLESLLAITADENKTVVLTVAGYSYKDMLMSWVCRLRRLRITNFLVSSLDYETYQFSVMQGLPVFNDPSAPSNISFNDCHFGTECFQRVTKVKSRLVLKILKLGYNVLLSDVDVYWFKNPLPLLSSFGPATLAAQSDEYNQTRPINLPRRLNSGFYFAHSDAPTISAMGKVVRHAATSGLTEQPSFYDTLCGEWGSTRKGDNRCVEPGTNLTVHFLDRNLFPNGAYLGLWERKNVKSACKKQGCLVLHNNWISGRVKKLERQVISGLWDYDITTRMCLV from the exons ATGAAG GCGTTGCTGATTGGATTATGGTCAGTTTGGGTGTCTGGGGTTCTCCTTATTGCTCTATCTCTTTATGCTACGCAGAGGTTGCCACTCTCCAAGAATCGTATTTTCAGCCATATAAGTTTTAGCGACCTTGACACTCCCAAAATTACTATTTTCACAGCTCCAGCGCCGTTTACAGGTTCCTCACGGACTAAACAGAGTCTAGCTATTCGGTCATGGCTTGCTTTGTCTCCACAAATCTCAGTCATTCTCTTTAGTCAACACCATTCTGCTGCTTCTTTTGCCAAATCTTTTGGTTCCCGGGCTTTGGTTGAATCCGATATTGATTTCAC GTTTCTTGGGGTTCCTTTCTTTCATTCCATGGTGGCAAAATCACGGGCATTTAAATCTGACATATATGTTTTTATGGATACTGAAACTATTCTCCTGCCTGACTTTGTGTTGGCATTGAATTATGCTCATAATCTTGATGATGATTGGCTCCTTTTTGCTTCTCCACGAGATGTTCCAAATTTCCCATTCTATCTGGATGAGGATAGGAAACATTGGCTAAAAGATGGCCAAAGGATAAGAATTCAGGAG TTGCAGGATACTCTTGGCTCAAGTTGGCAGTGGAGTTGTTGTGACAGTAGAATGGTCATAGCATGGAACAATGGGGTGATGCCCTTACATCATGGGGTGCTTCCTCCTTTCCTGTATGGAAAGGGAGTTTACAACCATTGGCTAATCAACGAGGCTTTGTCTAGTGGATTAAGGTTCGTGTTTGATGCCAGTTGGACTATCTCAAACATTGCCCTGGGGGATTCAAGGCGTCAGTCTAACCGTTTGGTTAAGAGCTCCAATGTTTCAGATATTGAAAAGGGAAGTTGGGAATATGATTGCAATTCTCATCTTGCAGCAGTGTATGGATTATCATCTCTTCACGGATTTAATTATTCTGCTGTGATGAAACTTGTTAAATGTGATGGCCAATACCTTCTTATTAATGCTACAGAAGATTTCCTGCATACATATGCCTACAAAAAGAAGAGCTTATGGAAAAGACACATCCCAAATTGCTGGAGATCAAAGACAACTTTGGCTTGTGTTGTTAGAACTATAAAGACGTGGAACGAAACGTCAGGTTGCTCTCTGAAAGATGGATCGGTTCACACAAAAACATTAAAGCTTTCCTTTTCCTTAGAGTCACTTCTTGCTATCACTGCAGACGAGAATAAAACAGTTGTGCTCACGGTTGCTGGATATAGTTATAAGGACATGCTAATGAGTTGGGTCTGCAGATTGAGGCGCCTCAGAATCACGAACTTTTTGGTTTCTTCACTTGATTATGAGACCTATCAGTTCTCCGTAATGCAG GGCCTGCCTGTTTTCAATGATCCATCAGCTCCAAGTAATATTAGCTTTAATGACTGCCACTTTGGAACGGAATGCTTTCAGCGAGTAACCAAGGTGAAATCCAGATTGGTTTTAAAGATACTGAAGCTAGGATACAATGTACTTTTGAGTGATGTGGATGTATACTGGTTTAAAAATCCTTTGCCATTGCTTTCCTCTTTTGGTCCTGCCACTCTTGCCGCTCAGTCTGATGAATACAACCAAACAA GACCCATAAACTTACCTAGACGCTTGAACTCTGGCTTTTACTTTGCACATTCTGATGCCCCCACCATTTCTGCGATGGGAAAGGTAGTGAGGCATGCTGCAACTTCTGGCCTAACCGAGCAGCCAAGTTTCTATGACACGTTATGTGGTGAATGGGGTTCGACTCGCAAGGGTGATAATAGATGTGTGGAACCTGGGACAAATTTAACCGTTCATTTCTTGGACAGAAACCTTTTCCCGAATGGTGCATACTTAGGGCTATGGGAGAGAAAAAATGTGAAATCAGCCTGCAAGAAGCAGGGTTGCCTTGTTCTTCATAACAATTGGATTAGTGGAAGAGTAAAGAAGCTGGAGCGTCAGGTAATATCCGGCTTATGGGACTATGATATTACTACAAGGATGTGCTTGGTGTGA
- the LOC107909702 gene encoding beta-arabinofuranosyltransferase RAY1 isoform X3: MLRRGSSRTKQSLAIRSWLALSPQISVILFSQHHSAASFAKSFGSRALVESDIDFTFLGVPFFHSMVAKSRAFKSDIYVFMDTETILLPDFVLALNYAHNLDDDWLLFASPRDVPNFPFYLDEDRKHWLKDGQRIRIQELQDTLGSSWQWSCCDSRMVIAWNNGVMPLHHGVLPPFLYGKGVYNHWLINEALSSGLRFVFDASWTISNIALGDSRRQSNRLVKSSNVSDIEKGSWEYDCNSHLAAVYGLSSLHGFNYSAVMKLVKCDGQYLLINATEDFLHTYAYKKKSLWKRHIPNCWRSKTTLACVVRTIKTWNETSGCSLKDGSVHTKTLKLSFSLESLLAITADENKTVVLTVAGYSYKDMLMSWVCRLRRLRITNFLVSSLDYETYQFSVMQGLPVFNDPSAPSNISFNDCHFGTECFQRVTKVKSRLVLKILKLGYNVLLSDVDVYWFKNPLPLLSSFGPATLAAQSDEYNQTRPINLPRRLNSGFYFAHSDAPTISAMGKVVRHAATSGLTEQPSFYDTLCGEWGSTRKGDNRCVEPGTNLTVHFLDRNLFPNGAYLGLWERKNVKSACKKQGCLVLHNNWISGRVKKLERQVISGLWDYDITTRMCLV, from the exons ATGCTACGCAGAG GTTCCTCACGGACTAAACAGAGTCTAGCTATTCGGTCATGGCTTGCTTTGTCTCCACAAATCTCAGTCATTCTCTTTAGTCAACACCATTCTGCTGCTTCTTTTGCCAAATCTTTTGGTTCCCGGGCTTTGGTTGAATCCGATATTGATTTCAC GTTTCTTGGGGTTCCTTTCTTTCATTCCATGGTGGCAAAATCACGGGCATTTAAATCTGACATATATGTTTTTATGGATACTGAAACTATTCTCCTGCCTGACTTTGTGTTGGCATTGAATTATGCTCATAATCTTGATGATGATTGGCTCCTTTTTGCTTCTCCACGAGATGTTCCAAATTTCCCATTCTATCTGGATGAGGATAGGAAACATTGGCTAAAAGATGGCCAAAGGATAAGAATTCAGGAG TTGCAGGATACTCTTGGCTCAAGTTGGCAGTGGAGTTGTTGTGACAGTAGAATGGTCATAGCATGGAACAATGGGGTGATGCCCTTACATCATGGGGTGCTTCCTCCTTTCCTGTATGGAAAGGGAGTTTACAACCATTGGCTAATCAACGAGGCTTTGTCTAGTGGATTAAGGTTCGTGTTTGATGCCAGTTGGACTATCTCAAACATTGCCCTGGGGGATTCAAGGCGTCAGTCTAACCGTTTGGTTAAGAGCTCCAATGTTTCAGATATTGAAAAGGGAAGTTGGGAATATGATTGCAATTCTCATCTTGCAGCAGTGTATGGATTATCATCTCTTCACGGATTTAATTATTCTGCTGTGATGAAACTTGTTAAATGTGATGGCCAATACCTTCTTATTAATGCTACAGAAGATTTCCTGCATACATATGCCTACAAAAAGAAGAGCTTATGGAAAAGACACATCCCAAATTGCTGGAGATCAAAGACAACTTTGGCTTGTGTTGTTAGAACTATAAAGACGTGGAACGAAACGTCAGGTTGCTCTCTGAAAGATGGATCGGTTCACACAAAAACATTAAAGCTTTCCTTTTCCTTAGAGTCACTTCTTGCTATCACTGCAGACGAGAATAAAACAGTTGTGCTCACGGTTGCTGGATATAGTTATAAGGACATGCTAATGAGTTGGGTCTGCAGATTGAGGCGCCTCAGAATCACGAACTTTTTGGTTTCTTCACTTGATTATGAGACCTATCAGTTCTCCGTAATGCAG GGCCTGCCTGTTTTCAATGATCCATCAGCTCCAAGTAATATTAGCTTTAATGACTGCCACTTTGGAACGGAATGCTTTCAGCGAGTAACCAAGGTGAAATCCAGATTGGTTTTAAAGATACTGAAGCTAGGATACAATGTACTTTTGAGTGATGTGGATGTATACTGGTTTAAAAATCCTTTGCCATTGCTTTCCTCTTTTGGTCCTGCCACTCTTGCCGCTCAGTCTGATGAATACAACCAAACAA GACCCATAAACTTACCTAGACGCTTGAACTCTGGCTTTTACTTTGCACATTCTGATGCCCCCACCATTTCTGCGATGGGAAAGGTAGTGAGGCATGCTGCAACTTCTGGCCTAACCGAGCAGCCAAGTTTCTATGACACGTTATGTGGTGAATGGGGTTCGACTCGCAAGGGTGATAATAGATGTGTGGAACCTGGGACAAATTTAACCGTTCATTTCTTGGACAGAAACCTTTTCCCGAATGGTGCATACTTAGGGCTATGGGAGAGAAAAAATGTGAAATCAGCCTGCAAGAAGCAGGGTTGCCTTGTTCTTCATAACAATTGGATTAGTGGAAGAGTAAAGAAGCTGGAGCGTCAGGTAATATCCGGCTTATGGGACTATGATATTACTACAAGGATGTGCTTGGTGTGA
- the LOC107907868 gene encoding uncharacterized protein, whose product MVNRREVANVVTSIVTSLIDDNFNKSEEKMFETNVPGSDACKDGYRVGCRRIVGLDGCFLKGYYGGYLLAAIGIDANNGIYPIAYAAVESENQASWFWILELLALDLEIVSSYQISFMSDKQKGLLEAIYILIPNAETRRCVRHLHVNFKKASFRTKELKDLLWKVAKASTPRDFEDVMDELKKTNQHMILEAKGKSILTMMETVRTKIMCVSSHVGGNRYQVECSPSSQHMVDLVENSCSCRNWDLTGIPCMHALAVIHLKDEFLETYVQT is encoded by the exons ATGGTCAATAGAAGAGAAGTTGCCAATGTTGTTACATCCATTGTAACAA GTTTAATTGATGACAATTTTAATAAGAGTGAAGAAAAAATGTTTGAAACTAATGTGCCTGGTAGTGAT GCATGCAAAGATGGTTATAGGGTTGGTTGTAGGAGGATAGTAGGTTTAGATGGATGTTTCTTGAAGGGCTACTATGGTGGCTACTTACTTGCAGCTATTGGGATAGATGCAAATAATGGCATCTATCCTATTGCATATGCTGCTGTCGAAAGTGAAAATCAAGCATCATGGTTCTGGATTTTGGAGCTGCTTGCACTAGACTTGGAAATTGTGAGTTCATACCAAATATCTTTCATGTCTGACAAACAAAAG GGACTTTTAGAAGCAATATATATCTTGATTCCTAATGCAGAAACAAGACGCTGTGTTAGACACCTACATGTCAATTTCAAGAAGGCTAGTTTTCGAACAAAGGAACTGAAAGATTTGCTTTGGAAAGTTGCAAAAGCAAGCACTCCAAGGGATTTTGAGGATGTCATGGATGAACTGAAGAAAACCAACCAGCAT ATGATACTGGAAGCAAAAGGGAAATCTATTCTGACCATGATGGAAACAGTAAGGACCAAGATTAT GTGTGTTTCATCACATGTTGGTGGGAATAGGTATCAGGTTGAATGTAGTCCAAGCAGTCAGCATATGGTGGACCTAGTTGAGAATTCTTGCTCCTGCAGGAATTGGGATCTCACTGGCATCCCTTGCATGCATGCACTGGCTGTCATTCATCTAAAAGATGAGTTCCTAGAGACTTATGTACAAACCTAG
- the LOC107909704 gene encoding inorganic phosphate transporter 2-1, chloroplastic, giving the protein MTPFSCLPCARSTTSPDAFLLRNPHLRLPKCRHYEHQLPKIENLMFRPFQVPTRPYLPILSLRNSRRTHPCANISSFAEAEGGKEQNDEAIHLGTRQEDAKPNEEYLPGMAQAFNISSRTASAIAIFIAFAALTLPFFMKSLGQGVGVKTKFLSYATLLFGFYMAWNIGANDVANAMGTSVGSGALTLRQAVVTAAILEFSGALLMGTHVTGTMQNGILVANMFQGKDTLLFAGLLSSLASAGTWLQVASYYGWPVSTTHCIVGSMVGFGLAYGGAGAVFWTSLARVASSWVISPVLGALVSFLVYKCIRRFVYSARNPGQAAAAAAPVAVFLGVTGISFAAFPLSKSFPIALAQALGCGAVGAVLVYNLIRKQLGHLLEKSASSHSEPQESNTQTKNLGLLSDVAGPKGTQLEIVYGVFGYMQVLSACFMSFAHGGNDVSNAIGPLAGALSILQGGASSAEIVIPNDVLAWGGFGIVAGLLIWGYRVIATIGKKITELTPTRGFAAEFAAASVVLFASKLALPISATHTLVGAVMGVGFARGLNSVRAETVREIVTSWAVTIPVGASLAVLYTWILTKLLSFIL; this is encoded by the exons ATGACTCCCTTCTCTTGTTTACCTTGTGCCAGAAGTACCACTTCCCCTGATGCATTCCTTCTTCGGAATCCTCATCTACGTCTTCCCAAATGCCGTCACTACGAACATCAACTTCCCAAGATAGAGAATCTTATGTTCAGGCCTTTCCAAGTTCCAACCAGGCCTTATCTCCCTATCTTGAGCTTGAGAAACTCTAGGCGCACGCACCCTTGTGCCAATATATCTTCTTTCGCTGAGGCGGAAGGTGGGAAAGAGCAAAACGATGAAGCAATCCATCTTGGAACTCGGCAAGAAGATGCTAAACCCAATGAAGAGTACCTGCCTGGAATGGCTCAAGCCTTTAATATATCTTCCAGAACTGCTTCTGCTATTGCTATATTCATAGCCTTTGCAGCTCTCACTCTTCCGTTTTTTATGAAGTCTTTAGGTCAAGGTGTTGGCGTGAAGACCAAGTTCTTATCATATGCCACACTTTTATTTGGGTTTTACATGGCTTGGAATATTGGAGCCAATGATGTGGCTAATGCCATGGGAACTTCAGTGGGATCAGGTGCATTGACCCTGCGTCAGGCTGTTGTAACGGCGGCCATTTTGGAGTTCTCTGGAGCATTGTTGATGGGAACTCATGTGACCGGTACAATGCAGAATGGGATCCTTGTTGCTAACATGTTCCAGGGGAAGGATACTCTACTTTTTGCTGGATTGCTCTCTTCTCTCGCTTCTGCTGGTACTTGGCTGCAG GTTGCATCTTATTATGGTTGGCCAGTTTCCACCACGCACTGTATAGTAGGATCAATGGTTGGATTTGGGCTGGCATATGGTGGAGCTGGCGCTGTTTTCTGGACGTCTTTGGCAAGGGTAGCGTCATCGTGGGTTATCTCACCTGTATTGGGAGCATTGGTGTCATTTCTAGTCTACAAATGCATCCGCAGA TTTGTTTACAGTGCACGCAATCCGGGACAAGCAGCGGCTGCAGCGGCACCGGTTGCTGTTTTTCTGGGTGTAACCGGGATTTCTTTTGCAGCCTTTCCACTAAGTAAGAGCTTTCCAATAGCTCTTGCTCAGGCTTTGGGTTGTGGAGCAGTTGGGGCAGTCCTAGTTTACAATCTTATCAGAAAACAGCTCGGTCATCTCCTTGAGAAGTCAGCTTCATCACACTCAGAGCCACAAGAGAGTAATACTCAGACTAAAAATCTTGGCCTTCTCTCGGATGTCGCAGGGCCTAAAGGCACCCAACTGGAAATAGTTTATGGTGTCTTTGGATACATGCAGGTATTGTCAGCTTGCTTCATGTCATTCGCCCATGGAGGAAATGATGTCTCAAATGCAATAGGGCCTCTAGCTGGTGCATTATCGATTCTTCAAGGTGGTGCCAGCAGCGCTGAGATCGTTATCCCAAATGATGTTCTTGCATGGGGAGGATTCGGGATTGTTGCAGGGCTTTTGATTTGGGGGTATAGAGTGATAGCAACTATTGGGAAGAAGATCACCGAACTCACACCAACTAGAGGGTTTGCAGCTGAGTTTGCAGCTGCTTCGGTCGTTCTCTTTGCATCAAAGCTGGCATTGCCGATCTCAGCAACCCATACTTTGGTCGGAGCCGTCATGGGAGTTGGCTTTGCAAGGGGATTAAATAGTGTTCGAGCCGAGACCGTGCGAGAGATTGTGACATCCTGGGCTGTGACAATCCCGGTTGGTGCTTCTCTTGCGGTTCTCTACACATGGATCTTAACCAAACTTTTGTCATTTATTTTATGA
- the LOC107909703 gene encoding uncharacterized protein: protein MLKNCATFCGLVRHGNQDSGSKKDAQGSPMSVDFSQSRDISVRIVHAGGQEELYQNVVPVSHLMNKYPGMCIARPEVFTNPDESLLWPEDSLLPGQKYYIIPSSTVEKLKYRHRKKLNFKQAAEGREDMSDARITWDISGENLEESVNSAQEFYVTKPSKVPKVPKERVSKHSLRRSRRVKKPFVPPLPRTGLQRESGWEPSLTSIQELSP from the coding sequence ATGCTGAAGAACTGTGCTACATTCTGTGGGTTGGTTAGGCATGGCAACCAGGATTCTGGAAGCAAGAAAGATGCGCAAGGATCTCCGATGTCAGTTGACTTCTCCCAATCAAGGGATATATCTGTGAGGATAGTTCATGCAGGTGGGCAAGAGGAACTATATCAAAATGTTGTTCCTGTATCCCATCTGATGAATAAATATCCAGGGATGTGTATTGCACGTCCGGAAGTTTTTACGAATCCTGATGAGTCCCTTTTATGGCCCGAAGATAGCCTGTTGCCTGGCCAAAAGTATTACATTATCCCATCCTCTACAGTGGAAAAACTGAAATATAGACACAGGAAGAAGCTTAACTTCAAACAAGCTGCTGAAGGTAGAGAAGATATGTCAGATGCAAGGATCACTTGGGATATATCTGGAGAAAACTTGGAGGAATCTGTTAATTCTGCACAAGAATTCTATGTTACCAAGCCTTCCAAGGTACCTAAAGTTCCAAAGGAGAGGGTGTCAAAACATTCACTGCGAAGGAGTAGAAGGGTAAAGAAGCCTTTTGTTCCTCCACTCCCAAGGACAGGATTGCAGCGGGAATCAGGTTGGGAACCCAGTTTAACTTCTATACAAGAACTTTCTCCATGA
- the LOC107909702 gene encoding beta-arabinofuranosyltransferase RAY1 isoform X2, whose amino-acid sequence MLRRAPAPFTGSSRTKQSLAIRSWLALSPQISVILFSQHHSAASFAKSFGSRALVESDIDFTFLGVPFFHSMVAKSRAFKSDIYVFMDTETILLPDFVLALNYAHNLDDDWLLFASPRDVPNFPFYLDEDRKHWLKDGQRIRIQELQDTLGSSWQWSCCDSRMVIAWNNGVMPLHHGVLPPFLYGKGVYNHWLINEALSSGLRFVFDASWTISNIALGDSRRQSNRLVKSSNVSDIEKGSWEYDCNSHLAAVYGLSSLHGFNYSAVMKLVKCDGQYLLINATEDFLHTYAYKKKSLWKRHIPNCWRSKTTLACVVRTIKTWNETSGCSLKDGSVHTKTLKLSFSLESLLAITADENKTVVLTVAGYSYKDMLMSWVCRLRRLRITNFLVSSLDYETYQFSVMQGLPVFNDPSAPSNISFNDCHFGTECFQRVTKVKSRLVLKILKLGYNVLLSDVDVYWFKNPLPLLSSFGPATLAAQSDEYNQTRPINLPRRLNSGFYFAHSDAPTISAMGKVVRHAATSGLTEQPSFYDTLCGEWGSTRKGDNRCVEPGTNLTVHFLDRNLFPNGAYLGLWERKNVKSACKKQGCLVLHNNWISGRVKKLERQVISGLWDYDITTRMCLV is encoded by the exons ATGCTACGCAGAG CTCCAGCGCCGTTTACAGGTTCCTCACGGACTAAACAGAGTCTAGCTATTCGGTCATGGCTTGCTTTGTCTCCACAAATCTCAGTCATTCTCTTTAGTCAACACCATTCTGCTGCTTCTTTTGCCAAATCTTTTGGTTCCCGGGCTTTGGTTGAATCCGATATTGATTTCAC GTTTCTTGGGGTTCCTTTCTTTCATTCCATGGTGGCAAAATCACGGGCATTTAAATCTGACATATATGTTTTTATGGATACTGAAACTATTCTCCTGCCTGACTTTGTGTTGGCATTGAATTATGCTCATAATCTTGATGATGATTGGCTCCTTTTTGCTTCTCCACGAGATGTTCCAAATTTCCCATTCTATCTGGATGAGGATAGGAAACATTGGCTAAAAGATGGCCAAAGGATAAGAATTCAGGAG TTGCAGGATACTCTTGGCTCAAGTTGGCAGTGGAGTTGTTGTGACAGTAGAATGGTCATAGCATGGAACAATGGGGTGATGCCCTTACATCATGGGGTGCTTCCTCCTTTCCTGTATGGAAAGGGAGTTTACAACCATTGGCTAATCAACGAGGCTTTGTCTAGTGGATTAAGGTTCGTGTTTGATGCCAGTTGGACTATCTCAAACATTGCCCTGGGGGATTCAAGGCGTCAGTCTAACCGTTTGGTTAAGAGCTCCAATGTTTCAGATATTGAAAAGGGAAGTTGGGAATATGATTGCAATTCTCATCTTGCAGCAGTGTATGGATTATCATCTCTTCACGGATTTAATTATTCTGCTGTGATGAAACTTGTTAAATGTGATGGCCAATACCTTCTTATTAATGCTACAGAAGATTTCCTGCATACATATGCCTACAAAAAGAAGAGCTTATGGAAAAGACACATCCCAAATTGCTGGAGATCAAAGACAACTTTGGCTTGTGTTGTTAGAACTATAAAGACGTGGAACGAAACGTCAGGTTGCTCTCTGAAAGATGGATCGGTTCACACAAAAACATTAAAGCTTTCCTTTTCCTTAGAGTCACTTCTTGCTATCACTGCAGACGAGAATAAAACAGTTGTGCTCACGGTTGCTGGATATAGTTATAAGGACATGCTAATGAGTTGGGTCTGCAGATTGAGGCGCCTCAGAATCACGAACTTTTTGGTTTCTTCACTTGATTATGAGACCTATCAGTTCTCCGTAATGCAG GGCCTGCCTGTTTTCAATGATCCATCAGCTCCAAGTAATATTAGCTTTAATGACTGCCACTTTGGAACGGAATGCTTTCAGCGAGTAACCAAGGTGAAATCCAGATTGGTTTTAAAGATACTGAAGCTAGGATACAATGTACTTTTGAGTGATGTGGATGTATACTGGTTTAAAAATCCTTTGCCATTGCTTTCCTCTTTTGGTCCTGCCACTCTTGCCGCTCAGTCTGATGAATACAACCAAACAA GACCCATAAACTTACCTAGACGCTTGAACTCTGGCTTTTACTTTGCACATTCTGATGCCCCCACCATTTCTGCGATGGGAAAGGTAGTGAGGCATGCTGCAACTTCTGGCCTAACCGAGCAGCCAAGTTTCTATGACACGTTATGTGGTGAATGGGGTTCGACTCGCAAGGGTGATAATAGATGTGTGGAACCTGGGACAAATTTAACCGTTCATTTCTTGGACAGAAACCTTTTCCCGAATGGTGCATACTTAGGGCTATGGGAGAGAAAAAATGTGAAATCAGCCTGCAAGAAGCAGGGTTGCCTTGTTCTTCATAACAATTGGATTAGTGGAAGAGTAAAGAAGCTGGAGCGTCAGGTAATATCCGGCTTATGGGACTATGATATTACTACAAGGATGTGCTTGGTGTGA